Within Deinococcus metalli, the genomic segment GGTCGGGCGCCAGGAGGCCGTGCGCGACCAGGGCAGCCCGCTCGCGCTGCCACAGCTCGGCGGCCGCCTGACCACTCTTCGCCAGGGCGCTGTGAAAGCGCTGCTGGAGGGCGGCCTTCGCCCACTGCTGCTCCCTGTCCTTGCGGTCTCTAATCGCCTGCACGGCGTGCAAGTGCTCGGCGTACTCGCCCACACGGCGCGACGGGTTGGAACGGCTCACGCCGGCACAACCTTCAGGATGCGGGGTTGCCAGCTGCTCAGGGCGATCTCGCGGGCCCGGTGCGGCGGGGCGGTGAGCCAGGCCGAGATGTCCTTGCTGAGCAGGAGTGCGGGCATCCGGTGGTGCACGTCGAGCAGATCCGGGGTGGGGGGGCGGGTTACCACCGTGCAGCTTTCCAGTGGGCCGTCCGGGGTGTCGGTGACGCTCCACAATCCGGCGACCAGAAGGGGCTTGGCATCGCGCCGGGCAATGCGAACCTTGACCTTCTCGCCGCCGCTCGTGGGCCATTCCCAGAAGGCCGCGAGGGGAATCACGCAGCGCTGGGCACCGAACGCCTGCCGGAACATGGGCTTCTCTTCCAGACTCTCCACCCGAGCGTTGAAGGTCGCATAGTTCTTCGCCTCGGCCAGAGTCATGCCCGGCGGCACGAGCCCCCAGCGGCCGGCGATCAGCTCGAAGCCGCCCGGCTGGCGCCGCACGAAGCGCAGCGGGTCGGTCG encodes:
- a CDS encoding SOS response-associated peptidase; the encoded protein is MCGRADDDLGPAGWEVVRHLFRVVVDDTGVPRLEVRPTDPLRFVRRQPGGFELIAGRWGLVPPGMTLAEAKNYATFNARVESLEEKPMFRQAFGAQRCVIPLAAFWEWPTSGGEKVKVRIARRDAKPLLVAGLWSVTDTPDGPLESCTVVTRPPTPDLLDVHHRMPALLLSKDISAWLTAPPHRAREIALSSWQPRILKVVPA